A genome region from Carassius gibelio isolate Cgi1373 ecotype wild population from Czech Republic chromosome A23, carGib1.2-hapl.c, whole genome shotgun sequence includes the following:
- the LOC127944489 gene encoding syntenin-1-like isoform X2 — MVRPVTGADIGIRRAEIRPGIREVVICKDQEGKVGLRLRDIDNGVFVQLVQANSPAALGGLRFGDQILQINGQNVAGWSSDKAHKALKAAAEQRIELIVRDRPFQRTVTMHKDSSGHVGFIFKSGRITSLVKDGSAARNGLLTDHFICEINGQNVIGLKDTQIKDILTTSPTAMTITIMPKFIYEHMIKKMSGGLLKSSMDHSVPEV; from the exons ATGGTGCGGCCTGTGACCGGTGCTGACATAGGAATCAGGAGGGCAGAGATTCGCCCAGGTATTCGGGAGGTCGTCATCTGCAAAGACCAGGAAGGAAAGGTTGGACTCCGACTCCGAGATATTGATAAT GGAGTGTTTGTCCAGCTGGTGCAGGCGAACTCTCCTGCGGCGTTGGGTGGCCTGCGTTTTGGAGATCAGATTCTGCAGATCAATGGGCAGAATGTTGCTGGCTGGAGCTCAGATAAAGCCCACAAAGCTCTGAAGGCAGCAGCCGAACAGCGCATCGAGCTCATTGTCCGTGACAG ACCATTCCAGCGCACAGTCACCATGCATAAGGACAGCTCTGGCCATGTGGGCTTCATCTTTAAATCCGGACGCATCACCTCTCTAGTGAAGGATGGTTCTGCTGCCCGCAACGGCCTGCTCACCGATCACTTCATCTGTGAGATCAACGGCCAGAACGTCATTGGACTCAAG GACACTCAGATTAAGGACATCCTGACCACATCTCCCACTGCCATGACCATCACCATCATGCCGAAGTTCATCTATGAGCACATGATTAAGAA GATGTCTGGCGGCCTGCTGAAGTCATCCATGGATCACTCTGTGCCTGAGGTCTGA
- the LOC127944490 gene encoding peptidyl-prolyl cis-trans isomerase FKBP1A isoform X1 — protein MGVEIETITPGDGRTFPKKGQTCVVHYVGSLTDGRKFDSSRDREKPFKFKIGKQEVIRGWEEGIAQMSVGQRAKLTCSPDYAYGNKGHPGIIPPNATLIFDVELLSLE, from the exons ATGGGAGTAGAGATCGAGACCATAACCCCCGGAGATG GGAGGACTTTCCCCAAAAAAGGACAGACATGTGTGGTGCATTACGTTG GCTCTCTGACAGATGGACGGAAGTTCGACTCTTCCCGTGACCGTGAGAAGCCATTTAAGTTCAAGATTGGTAAACAGGAAGTGATCCGTGGCTGGGAGGAAGGTATTGCACAG ATGAGTGTGGGCCAACGTGCAAAGCTGACCTGTTCACCTGATTATGCCTACGGTAATAAAGGCCATCCTGGCATTATTCCCCCAAATGCGACGCTCATCTTCGATGTGGAGCTTCTCAGTCTGGAATGA
- the LOC127944489 gene encoding syntenin-1-like isoform X1: MSLYPSLEDLKVDKVIKAQSQFAGATSSTPAITQGVYQPQPATQGMPSSTLYPNLQELGDYMGLSLNSDEVQRNLALVPVADSQVAVPSCVGGMVRPVTGADIGIRRAEIRPGIREVVICKDQEGKVGLRLRDIDNGVFVQLVQANSPAALGGLRFGDQILQINGQNVAGWSSDKAHKALKAAAEQRIELIVRDRPFQRTVTMHKDSSGHVGFIFKSGRITSLVKDGSAARNGLLTDHFICEINGQNVIGLKDTQIKDILTTSPTAMTITIMPKFIYEHMIKKMSGGLLKSSMDHSVPEV, encoded by the exons ATGTCATTGTATCCATCCCTAGAAGACCTTAAAGTGGACAAGGTCATCAAG GCTCAATCCCAGTTCGCCGGTGCCACCTCCAGCACCCCAGCCATCACTCAGGGGGTTTACCAGCCACAGCCTGCAACGCAGGGGATGCCAAGCTCAA ctctgTATCCCAATCTGCAGGAGCTGGGAGACTATATGGGCCTCAGTCTGAACAGCGATGAGGTTCAGAGAAACCTTGCGCTGGTCCCGGTGGCTGACAGT CAAGTGGCAGTGCCAAGTTGTGTGGGTGGCATGGTGCGGCCTGTGACCGGTGCTGACATAGGAATCAGGAGGGCAGAGATTCGCCCAGGTATTCGGGAGGTCGTCATCTGCAAAGACCAGGAAGGAAAGGTTGGACTCCGACTCCGAGATATTGATAAT GGAGTGTTTGTCCAGCTGGTGCAGGCGAACTCTCCTGCGGCGTTGGGTGGCCTGCGTTTTGGAGATCAGATTCTGCAGATCAATGGGCAGAATGTTGCTGGCTGGAGCTCAGATAAAGCCCACAAAGCTCTGAAGGCAGCAGCCGAACAGCGCATCGAGCTCATTGTCCGTGACAG ACCATTCCAGCGCACAGTCACCATGCATAAGGACAGCTCTGGCCATGTGGGCTTCATCTTTAAATCCGGACGCATCACCTCTCTAGTGAAGGATGGTTCTGCTGCCCGCAACGGCCTGCTCACCGATCACTTCATCTGTGAGATCAACGGCCAGAACGTCATTGGACTCAAG GACACTCAGATTAAGGACATCCTGACCACATCTCCCACTGCCATGACCATCACCATCATGCCGAAGTTCATCTATGAGCACATGATTAAGAA GATGTCTGGCGGCCTGCTGAAGTCATCCATGGATCACTCTGTGCCTGAGGTCTGA
- the LOC127944490 gene encoding peptidyl-prolyl cis-trans isomerase FKBP1A isoform X2: MGVEIETITPGDGRTFPKKGQTCVVHYVDGRKFDSSRDREKPFKFKIGKQEVIRGWEEGIAQMSVGQRAKLTCSPDYAYGNKGHPGIIPPNATLIFDVELLSLE, from the exons ATGGGAGTAGAGATCGAGACCATAACCCCCGGAGATG GGAGGACTTTCCCCAAAAAAGGACAGACATGTGTGGTGCATTACGTTG ATGGACGGAAGTTCGACTCTTCCCGTGACCGTGAGAAGCCATTTAAGTTCAAGATTGGTAAACAGGAAGTGATCCGTGGCTGGGAGGAAGGTATTGCACAG ATGAGTGTGGGCCAACGTGCAAAGCTGACCTGTTCACCTGATTATGCCTACGGTAATAAAGGCCATCCTGGCATTATTCCCCCAAATGCGACGCTCATCTTCGATGTGGAGCTTCTCAGTCTGGAATGA